The Nitrospirales bacterium genome includes a window with the following:
- a CDS encoding ABC transporter permease has translation MNFIALKMLFGDRAKYLMLLAGLTFSTMLIVQQGAIFWGLMMYSQSGISNINVPIWVTDPNINHVDEVKPLADTAVTIVRSVPGVEWAVPLYKGVQRARLADGNYQQISLVGLDAATLIGRPNVIFEGSIEELRSPDTVVLDQWAVERLGGPDVIRLGTVFEINDRKARVVGIADTQKSFQNIPFVYTTYERALSYSPPERRKLSYVLAKPVPGLSSESLARRIEEHTNLGAFTQQEFSWKTIQWILKNTGIGVNFGTTVLLGFIVGMAISGQTFYLFTVENLKQFGALKAIGASTGMLARMILLQSFLVGFIGYGIGIGLATVFGLTAASNEELPFVETWPLLAGVFVALLGICGLSSAISIRKLAKLEPAIVFRG, from the coding sequence ATGAACTTTATTGCCCTGAAGATGCTGTTTGGCGATCGGGCGAAATATTTAATGTTATTGGCGGGTTTGACTTTTTCTACCATGCTGATTGTGCAACAGGGGGCGATCTTTTGGGGGCTGATGATGTACTCCCAGTCGGGGATCAGTAACATCAATGTTCCAATTTGGGTGACCGATCCGAATATCAACCACGTGGATGAAGTGAAGCCGTTAGCGGATACGGCAGTGACGATCGTCCGAAGTGTGCCGGGCGTTGAATGGGCCGTCCCTCTGTATAAAGGGGTGCAGCGGGCACGATTGGCCGATGGGAACTATCAGCAGATTTCTTTGGTTGGACTCGATGCGGCGACGCTCATCGGGCGTCCGAACGTTATTTTTGAGGGCTCCATTGAAGAACTGCGATCCCCTGATACCGTGGTGCTGGATCAATGGGCGGTGGAGCGGCTGGGAGGGCCGGACGTGATCAGGTTGGGGACGGTTTTTGAGATTAATGACCGCAAAGCCCGAGTTGTGGGCATTGCTGACACCCAAAAAAGTTTTCAAAACATCCCCTTTGTGTATACCACTTATGAACGGGCTTTAAGTTACTCTCCTCCCGAGCGACGAAAGCTTTCTTATGTGTTGGCGAAACCCGTTCCTGGGTTGAGTTCGGAATCGCTGGCTCGTCGGATCGAGGAACACACCAATCTGGGGGCGTTTACCCAGCAGGAATTTTCATGGAAGACGATTCAGTGGATCTTGAAAAACACCGGTATCGGCGTCAACTTTGGCACGACGGTGCTCTTAGGCTTTATCGTTGGAATGGCTATCTCGGGACAAACGTTTTATCTCTTTACGGTCGAAAACCTGAAGCAATTTGGAGCGTTAAAAGCGATTGGGGCCAGCACGGGAATGCTGGCGCGTATGATTTTGCTCCAGAGCTTTTTAGTGGGGTTCATCGGGTATGGAATCGGTATTGGATTAGCCACAGTATTTGGTCTCACCGCTGCGAGCAATGAGGAGTTGCCGTTCGTGGAGACCTGGCCGTTACTGGCGGGAGTGTTTGTGGCGTTGTTGGGGATCTGCGGGTTGTCGAGCGCGATCAGTATCCGAAAATTGGCGAAACTGGAACCGGCTATTGTATTCCGAGGGTAG
- a CDS encoding TetR/AcrR family transcriptional regulator, whose translation MRKRPRKGGSSRLSGAERRASIIASAASQFAARGFTGAKTKAIAEHAGVSEALLFKHFPSKNELYAAILAKASPVPDILHELKVLADQQDDKQVFTFIARTIVRHAPDIQLMRLLLFSALEEHELSDMFFQNHVRVFYEFLAGYLDRRMKEGAFRTADPLLSARAFMGMLIYHRLLSQIFNMPVKKNPQEIEETFVSIFLDGLRAGHVPSPKQKPTRRNKPHSPRKRTRV comes from the coding sequence ATGCGCAAACGTCCCCGTAAAGGAGGCTCCTCTCGACTCTCAGGGGCGGAGCGTCGAGCGAGTATCATTGCTTCAGCTGCATCGCAATTTGCCGCGAGGGGGTTTACCGGGGCCAAGACGAAGGCCATTGCCGAGCACGCGGGCGTCAGTGAGGCTCTACTGTTCAAACATTTTCCCTCAAAAAATGAACTCTATGCCGCCATCTTGGCGAAAGCATCTCCCGTTCCTGACATTCTGCATGAACTGAAAGTCTTGGCTGACCAGCAGGATGATAAGCAGGTGTTTACCTTTATTGCCCGGACCATCGTGAGACATGCTCCGGACATTCAGCTTATGCGCCTCTTACTGTTCAGCGCTCTGGAAGAACATGAATTGTCGGACATGTTTTTTCAGAATCATGTTCGCGTGTTCTATGAATTTTTGGCTGGCTATCTCGACCGCCGCATGAAAGAAGGGGCTTTTCGAACAGCCGATCCACTCCTTTCGGCCCGGGCATTCATGGGAATGCTGATTTATCATCGCCTGTTAAGTCAGATCTTCAACATGCCCGTCAAGAAAAATCCCCAAGAGATTGAAGAAACGTTCGTGTCCATATTCTTAGATGGTCTTCGTGCCGGCCATGTTCCTTCGCCGAAACAGAAGCCGACGCGCAGAAACAAACCTCACTCACCTCGAAAGCGTACGCGCGTATGA
- a CDS encoding CBS domain-containing protein, whose amino-acid sequence MSRLAEVMTTDLKRIPCQSSVLDAARRMRQENIGSLLVERPGKLLRDQESKIIGLVSETDIIRKVVAEEGNLRETKVESIITSPMISVESSWPVEEAYEMMKQQGVRYLLVTESEHVVGLISMRDILVHLKGT is encoded by the coding sequence ATGTCACGATTAGCTGAAGTGATGACCACAGATTTAAAACGTATACCCTGCCAATCCTCTGTCCTGGATGCCGCCAGGCGGATGCGACAAGAAAACATCGGCTCTCTGCTCGTAGAACGCCCAGGAAAGTTATTGCGTGATCAAGAATCCAAAATCATTGGCCTCGTCTCGGAGACGGACATTATCCGGAAAGTCGTGGCTGAAGAAGGTAATTTGCGCGAGACAAAGGTGGAATCCATCATCACATCACCCATGATTTCGGTCGAGTCTAGCTGGCCCGTCGAAGAGGCCTATGAAATGATGAAACAACAGGGAGTCCGATACCTGCTCGTGACGGAATCCGAACATGTCGTTGGACTGATCTCGATGCGTGACATTCTCGTGCACCTCAAAGGAACATGA
- the lon gene encoding endopeptidase La gives MSDDGLITSLPVVPVKRTVLFPETLVPFTIGRARSIAAVDAAMNSEDKAILFSAQRDFEQEDPKFEDLYQIGTKALIKQMVKTSEGHLNILVQGVERMVLLKIEEDDPYLIVRARQLGLPVESSHEIEALHRALLDLVSQLTELMTNEGVSEIVNVLRAEKNPLSVAYRLVPLLNMDVEQLQALLEESQLTEVLRKVYAALSHELQILKLRHQIASQAQAEIGKSQREYFLRQQLKEIQQELGEFEGGEHEEGDVAHLKKRIEETDLPEAVKTEANREVKRLAKLPPTAPDHQVIRSYLELVLELPWNTTTDDNLNLSHVRTVLDEDHYGIPDVKERILEHLAVLKLNPSAKAPIVCLVGPPGVGKTSLGQSIARALNRKFERISLGGLHDEAEIRGHRRTYVGALPGRIIQALRRAGSKNPVVMLDEVDKVGRDFRGDPASALLEILDPAQNHTFRDNYLDLPFDLSKVMFITTANTLDSISRPLLDRMEIIRIPGYSQQEKLEIAVRYLWPRQQEEAGLNDDVVTIHDDVIPHMINRYTREAGVRQLEQQLGRLTRKIALQLAERPVDAPQEQIVIAKSDLAEMLGIERFMPEEGRKELPVGVATGLAWTEAGGDVLYVESTLLPGGHELTITGQLGDVMQESARAARSFLWSRADTMGLSPSLFKKNGLHIHVPEGAIPKDGPSAGVTMASALASLFLRIPVRQDTAMTGEINLSGMVLPVGGIKEKVLAAHRVGIRRILLPKANEKDLKDVPDQVKDDIQVVFVETIDEALREVLQTDSPLVFQAKLKTATQLAPIHH, from the coding sequence ATGAGTGACGACGGATTGATTACAAGTTTACCAGTGGTCCCCGTTAAACGGACCGTATTATTTCCTGAAACATTAGTGCCTTTTACCATTGGTCGCGCTCGGTCCATTGCGGCCGTTGACGCCGCGATGAACAGTGAGGACAAGGCGATCCTGTTCTCGGCTCAGCGCGATTTTGAGCAAGAAGACCCCAAATTCGAAGATCTTTACCAAATCGGCACCAAAGCGCTGATCAAGCAAATGGTGAAGACCTCGGAAGGACATCTCAACATCTTAGTTCAGGGTGTCGAGCGAATGGTGCTCCTCAAGATAGAAGAGGACGATCCTTACCTTATTGTCCGCGCACGGCAATTAGGCCTCCCGGTTGAGTCAAGCCATGAGATCGAAGCCTTACACCGGGCGCTTCTCGATCTCGTCAGCCAACTTACCGAACTGATGACCAACGAGGGCGTCTCCGAAATCGTCAATGTCTTACGCGCCGAGAAGAATCCACTCTCTGTCGCCTACCGGCTTGTTCCACTTCTCAACATGGACGTCGAGCAATTGCAGGCCTTATTAGAAGAATCGCAACTCACCGAAGTCCTGCGAAAAGTCTACGCCGCGTTATCCCATGAACTCCAAATCCTGAAACTCCGGCATCAAATCGCGAGTCAGGCTCAAGCCGAGATTGGAAAGTCGCAGCGTGAATACTTTCTCCGGCAACAGCTCAAGGAAATCCAACAAGAACTGGGTGAATTTGAAGGCGGCGAACATGAGGAAGGTGACGTCGCTCATCTCAAAAAACGCATCGAGGAAACCGATCTTCCTGAAGCCGTCAAAACCGAAGCCAACCGTGAAGTCAAACGGCTGGCCAAGCTCCCTCCCACTGCGCCGGACCATCAGGTCATACGCAGCTACCTGGAACTGGTCCTTGAACTGCCGTGGAACACCACGACCGATGACAACCTCAACCTGTCACATGTCCGTACCGTGCTTGATGAAGACCACTACGGGATCCCGGATGTCAAAGAACGTATCCTCGAACATTTGGCCGTACTGAAGCTGAACCCGTCCGCGAAGGCTCCCATCGTCTGCCTCGTCGGGCCTCCCGGTGTCGGGAAAACCAGTCTCGGTCAGTCTATTGCCCGAGCACTCAATCGAAAGTTCGAACGCATTAGTCTCGGCGGTCTCCACGATGAGGCGGAGATACGGGGCCATCGACGCACGTATGTCGGCGCATTGCCCGGTCGGATTATTCAAGCTCTGCGTCGCGCCGGGTCCAAAAACCCCGTTGTGATGCTCGATGAAGTCGATAAAGTCGGAAGAGATTTTCGGGGAGACCCAGCTTCGGCATTGCTGGAGATACTCGACCCCGCGCAAAACCATACATTTCGGGACAACTATTTAGATCTTCCGTTTGACCTTTCAAAAGTCATGTTCATCACGACGGCCAACACGCTGGACTCCATCTCTCGGCCACTCTTGGACCGCATGGAGATCATCCGGATTCCAGGGTACAGCCAACAGGAGAAACTGGAAATCGCTGTCCGTTATCTGTGGCCTCGCCAACAAGAAGAAGCCGGATTGAATGATGATGTCGTCACTATTCATGACGACGTGATTCCACACATGATTAATCGCTATACCCGGGAAGCCGGAGTCCGGCAACTCGAACAACAATTGGGGCGGCTCACGAGAAAAATAGCCTTGCAACTCGCCGAACGGCCAGTGGATGCTCCACAAGAACAGATCGTCATCGCGAAATCCGACTTGGCCGAGATGTTAGGGATTGAACGGTTCATGCCCGAAGAAGGGCGCAAGGAACTTCCCGTCGGAGTGGCCACCGGCCTGGCCTGGACTGAAGCCGGAGGCGATGTGTTGTACGTGGAAAGTACGCTGCTGCCCGGAGGTCACGAATTGACCATTACAGGACAACTCGGTGACGTGATGCAAGAATCCGCACGCGCCGCCAGGAGCTTTCTCTGGTCACGTGCCGATACTATGGGCTTGTCTCCTTCTTTGTTCAAAAAGAATGGCTTGCATATCCATGTGCCGGAAGGGGCCATACCGAAAGACGGGCCATCGGCTGGCGTCACGATGGCCAGCGCGCTCGCCTCTTTATTCTTGCGTATTCCTGTCCGTCAGGATACGGCCATGACCGGCGAAATCAATCTGAGCGGAATGGTCTTGCCCGTAGGGGGCATCAAAGAAAAAGTTCTCGCGGCGCACCGGGTGGGTATTCGGCGGATCTTGCTACCCAAGGCCAACGAAAAAGACTTGAAGGATGTGCCCGATCAGGTCAAAGATGACATTCAAGTCGTATTCGTCGAGACGATCGACGAGGCCCTCAGAGAAGTGCTTCAGACAGATTCACCATTGGTGTTTCAGGCAAAACTCAAGACCGCCACTCAGCTTGCACCCATTCATCATTGA
- a CDS encoding NlpC/P60 family protein, with amino-acid sequence MRVCRINQIILAGVCCVLLSGCHGGWSQAKRPIASIHAMTVVSLSDEEAVKQSLYDQLKEWKAVDYDYGGLSKNGIDCSGFVYLTYRSHFGIELPRTSTDQANVGQPVVQRQLQAGDLVFFTINPHTRHVGIYVEGRKFLHASKSSGVRLSSLDNTYWAKKYWKAKRVEIQQPAV; translated from the coding sequence ATGCGAGTCTGCAGAATAAATCAGATCATTCTCGCCGGTGTCTGCTGCGTGTTGCTGAGCGGTTGTCACGGCGGTTGGTCGCAGGCCAAGAGACCAATCGCGAGTATTCATGCGATGACGGTCGTCTCACTGTCGGATGAAGAGGCGGTGAAGCAATCGCTCTATGATCAGCTCAAAGAATGGAAGGCCGTGGATTACGATTATGGCGGGTTGAGCAAAAACGGTATCGACTGTTCGGGGTTTGTCTACTTGACCTATCGATCGCATTTTGGGATTGAACTGCCGAGGACGTCTACGGATCAGGCCAACGTGGGGCAACCGGTCGTGCAACGACAATTACAGGCCGGAGATCTGGTCTTTTTTACCATCAATCCGCATACCAGACATGTAGGAATCTATGTCGAAGGCCGGAAATTCCTCCATGCGTCCAAGAGTAGCGGCGTACGGCTTTCAAGCTTGGACAATACCTACTGGGCGAAGAAATACTGGAAAGCCAAGAGGGTAGAGATCCAACAGCCCGCTGTCTGA
- a CDS encoding DUF898 family protein, with protein sequence MDSATDLICPECGEQQPGSDECVSCGADLANLNENIPTMQGKKPVSAAWPTQTAGNTPPGQQGTASSGVVSQPLPSNETTDQSDTAVTDQDTTERPPRSGESLTAESAQNDPHSAMHTETFVSQEIPLPLPWKDISQTVEESALEASPPIERTIPIEPSDSTDPESQSGETLPPTATKASPQDASTDSHKIRHPLFWGTGQSLFGIFIVNTFLTLITFGIYSFWGRARVRSFLNSQTSFAKARFAYHGTGKELLTGWLKAMLVFGIPYLSLSAVPYFWQGLPQYIAQGFAAVLLLCFIPVAVVGAHRYRLSRTSLRNIRFSFCGTVSDYAKLWLKGSLLTILTLGLYYPYFENARRHYLVSHSQFGSRVFTYDGTGTSLFSIYGKATGLYLGVILLLGGVTYGVLVSYLAMPLTDIQTLMLFAASSFPIIAVVGLIFPWVYLQAARQRYFWNHTRFGEARFVSTVTVWKIFELRLTHLILLLCTLGLAWPWVQVRNLQFFYYYTGLHGVIELDHIGQEATDASPTGEELAGFFDTGFDLG encoded by the coding sequence ATGGATTCGGCAACTGATCTCATCTGCCCCGAGTGTGGCGAACAACAACCAGGCTCCGATGAATGCGTGTCTTGTGGCGCAGACCTCGCCAATCTGAATGAAAATATTCCAACCATGCAGGGGAAGAAGCCTGTATCCGCGGCTTGGCCTACTCAGACCGCTGGGAACACCCCCCCCGGTCAACAGGGCACAGCCAGCTCCGGCGTAGTAAGTCAGCCACTGCCTTCAAACGAGACGACAGACCAATCCGACACAGCCGTTACAGATCAAGACACCACAGAACGCCCGCCCAGGTCAGGAGAATCTTTAACGGCCGAGAGCGCACAGAATGATCCTCACTCTGCTATGCACACGGAAACATTCGTGTCCCAGGAAATACCTCTGCCATTGCCATGGAAAGACATTTCTCAGACTGTAGAGGAGAGCGCTCTCGAAGCGTCACCTCCCATCGAACGGACAATACCCATCGAACCCTCAGACTCCACGGACCCGGAATCCCAGTCAGGTGAAACACTTCCTCCTACGGCAACGAAGGCATCGCCGCAAGATGCCTCGACCGATTCACACAAAATTAGACATCCATTGTTTTGGGGAACCGGACAATCTCTGTTCGGCATCTTTATCGTCAATACTTTTCTGACATTGATCACATTCGGTATCTATTCATTCTGGGGCAGGGCTCGCGTCCGGTCATTTTTGAATAGCCAAACGAGTTTTGCCAAAGCCAGGTTTGCCTATCATGGGACGGGGAAGGAACTCCTCACTGGATGGCTCAAAGCGATGCTGGTCTTCGGTATTCCCTATCTGTCTTTGAGTGCGGTGCCCTATTTTTGGCAAGGGCTTCCTCAATATATCGCTCAAGGATTCGCCGCAGTGCTCTTACTTTGCTTTATTCCGGTTGCCGTCGTCGGGGCCCACCGCTACCGCCTGAGTCGAACCTCTTTGCGGAATATTCGCTTTTCCTTCTGCGGCACCGTGTCGGACTACGCCAAATTATGGCTGAAAGGCTCTTTGCTGACCATTCTGACTCTTGGTCTCTATTATCCATATTTCGAGAATGCCAGACGGCACTATCTGGTGTCGCACTCCCAATTCGGCAGCCGGGTCTTCACGTATGATGGAACTGGGACAAGTCTTTTTTCCATATACGGAAAGGCAACCGGGCTCTATCTTGGCGTGATCCTGCTTCTAGGGGGAGTCACGTATGGCGTGCTGGTTTCTTATCTTGCCATGCCTCTCACTGACATACAGACTTTAATGTTATTTGCTGCAAGCTCCTTCCCGATCATTGCTGTCGTAGGGCTCATCTTTCCTTGGGTATATTTGCAGGCTGCCCGCCAACGCTATTTTTGGAATCATACCCGATTTGGTGAAGCCCGATTCGTCTCTACCGTCACCGTCTGGAAAATCTTTGAGCTACGCCTGACGCATCTCATCCTCTTACTCTGTACCTTGGGACTCGCCTGGCCCTGGGTCCAGGTTCGCAACCTTCAATTCTTTTATTACTACACCGGCCTTCATGGAGTCATTGAACTTGACCACATCGGACAGGAAGCCACGGATGCCTCGCCAACCGGCGAGGAACTCGCAGGATTTTTTGACACCGGGTTTGATCTGGGCTAA
- a CDS encoding M48 family metallopeptidase produces the protein MNSHTPRTEWNGIYYDGVSATPHRVTIQIRPTGLQIIARSGSQLSWHYQDIRQTQGKYSGEEVRLERGNGICETLVISDTAILDSLHQIAHTHVTHFHNPARRRQRVLLTIFAGLASIPLFWLAFSWGIPWLSGPITTLIPVSWEEELGKFMTTKLAPPGKRCTDAQVIDSLQSIVNTLSRSLEDNPYAFTLTVVDDTTKRKPSSVNALAAPGGQILVFRGLLEKTQTAEEMAGVLAHEMQHIFLRHSMRLLVQQASIGIVVGALSGDVSGLTTFGLQATQLLQTLSYNREVEEEADRGGMRLLLRAGIDPQGMLNFFDTIDGVLREKEHSRNIPEYLSTHPSSQERLTRLKAHIPSIFQPTISFPSQMKWKDIRERCNPQKTQQQGT, from the coding sequence GTGAATTCCCATACACCTCGTACCGAATGGAACGGCATCTATTATGATGGCGTCTCGGCCACACCTCACCGCGTGACAATCCAGATTCGACCGACCGGCCTGCAGATCATCGCACGCTCTGGCAGTCAGTTATCGTGGCACTATCAAGACATCCGGCAAACGCAAGGGAAATATTCAGGGGAAGAAGTCCGATTGGAGCGTGGTAACGGGATTTGTGAAACACTCGTGATCTCAGACACGGCAATCCTCGACAGTCTTCATCAGATTGCCCATACCCACGTGACACACTTTCATAATCCGGCGCGTCGCCGACAACGCGTCCTGCTCACGATATTCGCCGGTCTGGCCAGCATCCCTCTGTTTTGGCTTGCGTTCTCCTGGGGCATCCCATGGCTTTCCGGTCCAATCACCACGCTCATTCCGGTTTCCTGGGAAGAAGAGCTCGGGAAATTCATGACGACGAAACTCGCTCCACCCGGGAAACGATGTACGGATGCGCAAGTCATCGACTCACTGCAAAGTATCGTTAACACGCTCAGCCGGTCACTAGAGGACAATCCATATGCTTTCACTCTTACTGTCGTCGACGACACGACCAAAAGAAAACCATCTTCTGTGAATGCGTTGGCTGCGCCAGGAGGTCAAATCCTCGTCTTTCGTGGACTGCTTGAGAAGACTCAGACTGCGGAAGAGATGGCGGGCGTGTTGGCGCATGAAATGCAGCATATCTTCCTCCGCCATAGTATGCGACTCTTGGTGCAACAAGCCTCCATCGGAATCGTGGTGGGAGCCTTAAGCGGCGACGTCAGCGGCCTTACGACATTCGGACTTCAGGCTACACAATTGTTGCAAACCTTATCGTACAATCGTGAAGTGGAGGAAGAAGCAGACAGGGGGGGAATGCGGTTGTTACTTCGCGCCGGAATCGATCCCCAAGGCATGCTGAATTTCTTTGATACAATCGATGGCGTACTCAGAGAAAAAGAACATTCTCGAAACATCCCAGAATATCTGTCGACGCACCCTTCATCGCAAGAACGTCTTACGCGATTGAAGGCTCACATTCCGTCGATCTTTCAACCAACAATCTCTTTTCCGTCTCAAATGAAATGGAAAGACATTCGAGAACGTTGCAATCCTCAGAAAACACAGCAACAGGGTACCTAG
- a CDS encoding hydantoinase B/oxoprolinase family protein, protein MKHLFVSVAEEMGVCLQRAAYSPNIKERRDFSCAVFDAKGQLVAQAAHIPVHLGAMPLSVQACTQKLKLAPGDVAIVNDPYQGGTHLPDITMVSPVYAQTDGRETLVGFVANRAHHADVGGMSAGSMPLSEELYQEGVIIPPIKLLHAGVINQDVWDLFLANVRTPVERAGDLHAQLAANRIGIQRLGMFIERYGAESIGQDMEGLIEYGERMTRQLIADLPDGHYQFEDHLDDDGLTTDPVAIRAAVTIVGDEVTVDFTGSDSQRKGGVNAVYPITLSATMYVFRCLLGLDIPANSGCMKPVHVVAPEGTVVNARPPAAVAGGNVETSQRIVDVVLGALAQAIPARIPAASQGTMNNIAIGGWHAERRQPFAYYETIGGGMGASVSSDGASAIHSHMTNTLNTPVEALEYAYPFRVNRYEVRKESGGLGVHQGGDGLCREYEFLQDAHVTILSERRQRQPYGLAGGKPGKSGRNQLRHHGVTRELPGKCRLDVEVGDSLTIETPGGGGYGEKT, encoded by the coding sequence ATGAAACACCTGTTCGTGTCGGTCGCGGAAGAGATGGGCGTTTGCCTCCAACGTGCGGCGTATTCTCCTAATATCAAAGAGCGCCGTGATTTCTCGTGTGCGGTCTTCGATGCGAAGGGGCAATTGGTGGCCCAGGCTGCACACATTCCTGTCCATCTGGGCGCCATGCCCCTTTCCGTTCAGGCATGTACGCAAAAGCTCAAGCTGGCTCCCGGCGATGTGGCCATCGTCAATGATCCCTACCAGGGGGGGACGCATCTTCCGGACATCACGATGGTCTCGCCCGTTTATGCTCAGACCGATGGGCGTGAAACACTCGTGGGATTCGTCGCCAACCGTGCCCATCACGCCGATGTAGGAGGGATGTCGGCCGGGTCAATGCCATTGTCTGAAGAACTCTACCAGGAAGGCGTGATCATTCCTCCGATCAAACTGCTTCACGCGGGCGTGATCAATCAGGACGTATGGGATTTGTTCTTGGCCAATGTCCGTACGCCGGTTGAGCGAGCCGGAGATCTTCATGCGCAACTTGCCGCCAATCGTATCGGGATTCAGCGACTTGGAATGTTCATAGAACGTTATGGAGCAGAGTCCATTGGACAGGACATGGAGGGGTTGATCGAATACGGAGAGCGCATGACCCGGCAACTCATCGCCGACCTTCCAGACGGTCACTATCAATTCGAGGATCACTTGGATGATGATGGTCTGACTACTGACCCCGTTGCCATTAGGGCCGCAGTCACGATTGTAGGCGACGAAGTGACCGTCGATTTTACGGGATCGGATTCTCAACGAAAAGGCGGCGTGAACGCTGTGTATCCTATTACGCTTTCGGCGACCATGTATGTCTTTCGCTGTCTGTTAGGACTGGATATTCCCGCAAACAGTGGATGTATGAAACCCGTTCACGTCGTGGCGCCGGAAGGCACCGTCGTGAATGCCCGCCCGCCAGCCGCAGTGGCTGGGGGGAATGTCGAAACATCGCAACGAATCGTCGATGTGGTGCTCGGGGCATTGGCGCAAGCAATTCCGGCACGTATTCCAGCCGCCAGCCAAGGTACCATGAATAATATCGCGATCGGAGGATGGCATGCTGAACGGCGCCAACCCTTTGCCTATTATGAGACGATTGGAGGTGGCATGGGTGCGAGCGTATCGAGTGACGGTGCCAGCGCGATCCATTCTCACATGACCAATACCTTGAATACTCCGGTGGAAGCATTGGAGTATGCCTATCCGTTCCGGGTGAACCGGTATGAAGTGCGAAAAGAGTCAGGCGGGCTCGGAGTCCATCAGGGTGGCGATGGCTTGTGTCGTGAGTATGAGTTTTTGCAAGATGCGCATGTCACGATTCTTTCCGAGCGGCGTCAAAGGCAACCCTACGGTCTTGCAGGTGGCAAACCAGGGAAGTCCGGACGGAATCAACTGCGTCATCATGGCGTGACGCGGGAATTGCCAGGCAAATGTCGCCTCGACGTGGAAGTCGGTGATAGTCTCACGATTGAAACCCCAGGAGGCGGAGGGTATGGGGAGAAGACGTGA